A single region of the Zygotorulaspora mrakii chromosome 4, complete sequence genome encodes:
- the GYP8 gene encoding GTPase-activating protein GYP8 (similar to Saccharomyces cerevisiae GYP8 (YFL027C); ancestral locus Anc_8.44), with protein MDTLVGAESPSLSSSEESLSLHCDILADSLFDEKSLLNFFNEQEQRDFKTSVIRNILHDRNYKTLCTLGMSNFGFVSTPLRKECWFELLSRQLRVSQGSGYTTNKGCTREHRDENQVSLDVQRSFTSVTDEGRKEKLRKLLERIIVKILRRYPKLSYYQGYHDVVSVFVIVFIEGHDYDDECNFLSLSGMTSKSDDNHSNGAAEDKSNGVSSSTTDLYENETTSKIGFDEDKLLRCVEAFTLLYLRDFMMDSLDFPIDQLRLIPEFIKKNSKAFYKKLNLDKIEPFFAISSILTVFSHELKPSENEPDSLIFQIFDFVISSQSMVVPLAMYATLIMEKKDTIIEAYNANIDNFENSVDLVHGVIQQVLVPTRCAEKIWKQILEEVRSNPSREHISKYRGLVNRYSTLLTTASGQLHTSYEVEDVIKLLEKEIALNSKRKTSKAHAKLHKTNTMRTFARLFSSRSFPLICKVSIFVGMLAIFMKLYRDGSIKAMLPTLRIYLKKYQCSSFAGLYRGLNYVWLDPLHELLKNPSLPRWASKVSRSISSSKDSDF; from the coding sequence ATGGATACGCTTGTTGGAGCCGAGAGTCCCTCGCTCTCTTCAAGTGAAGAATCATTGTCCCTGCATTGTGACATATTAGCCGACTCTCTCTTTGATGAGAAGTCTCTATTGAACTTCTTCAATGAGCAAGAGCAAAGGGATTTCAAGACAAGCGTCATACGCAATATATTGCATGATCGTAATTACAAAACTCTTTGCACGCTCGGAATGAGCAATTTTGGATTTGTTAGCACTCCCCTTAGAAAGGAATGTTGGTTCGAACTGCTTTCTCGACAATTGAGAGTGTCCCAAGGTAGCGGATACACTACCAATAAGGGCTGTACCAGAGAGCATAGAGATGAAAATCAAGTGAGCTTGGACGTTCAAAGGTCCTTCACAAGTGTTACTGACGAAGGGCGCAAGGAAAAATTGCGGAAATTGTTAGAACGGATTATCGTGAAGATACTTCGTAGATATCCCAAACTAAGTTATTACCAGGGATACCATGATGTTGTGTCGGTATTTGTTATTGTATTTATTGAGGGACATGACTATGACGATGAATGTAATTTCCTATCCTTGAGTGGTATGACAAGTAAAAGTGATGATAACCATTCTAATGGCGCAGCCGAGGATAAAAGCAATGGCGTGAGTTCCTCGACTACTGATTTGTACGAAAATGAGACGACGTCTAAAATCGGCTTTGATGAGGATAAACTGTTGCGTTGTGTTGAAGCATTTACTCTTCTTTATCTTAGAGATTTCATGATGGATTCCTTGGATTTCCCCATTGATCAACTTAGGCTTATACCGGAgttcattaaaaaaaatagcaaGGCTTTCTATAAAAAGCTGAACTTGGATAAAATTGAGCCATTCTTCGcaatatcttcaatattaACAGTTTTCTCACATGAACTGAAACCAAGTGAAAATGAGCCCGATTCTcttatatttcaaatttttgatttcgtCATTTCTTCTCAGTCAATGGTAGTGCCCCTGGCCATGTATGCCACATTgataatggaaaagaaagatacCATAATAGAGGCATACAACGCAAATATCGACAATTTCGAAAACAGCGTAGATCTTGTTCATGGCGTTATCCAACAGGTTTTGGTTCCTACCAGATGTGCcgaaaaaatttggaaacaaATTCTCGAAGAAGTAAGGTCCAATCCCTCGAGAGAACATATCTCGAAATACAGAGGGCTTGTTAATAGGTACAGTACTCTACTAACGACAGCTTCAGGCCAGTTACACACCAGTTATGAGGTGGAGGATGTCATCAAACTAttagaaaaagaaattgccCTTAACAGCAAGAGGAAAACATCGAAAGCTCATGCCAAACTTCACAAAACGAACACAATGAGAACTTTTGCtcgtttattttcatctcGATCATTCCCACTTATTTGCAAAGTTTCCATTTTTGTTGGCATGCTTGCAATTTTTATGAAGCTTTATCGCGATGGATCGATAAAAGCCATGCTTCCCACCCTCAGaatttatttgaagaaataccAATGCTCCTCTTTTGCAGGTCTTTACCGGGGCCTTAATTATGTATGGCTGGATCCATTACATGAGCTTTTAAAGAACCCTTCACTACCTAGATGGGCATCCAAAGTATCAAGGTCCATCTCATCTTCGAAAGATTCGGACttttaa